The Myxococcales bacterium genome includes a region encoding these proteins:
- the accC gene encoding acetyl-CoA carboxylase biotin carboxylase subunit translates to MFKKVLIANRGEIALRVIRACKEMGIRTVAVHSTADADALHVRRADEKVCIGPPPARQSYNSIPALISAAEVTHADAIHPGYGFMSENAEFAEVVQKCGLAWIGPQPSVIRMMGDKVQARNTMTAAGVPVLPGTGVVQSDDEAEDAVDRIGLPVIIKAVGGGGGRGMKIVNDRKQLPSQLAAARSEAQAGFSNPAVYIERYVGRPRHIEVQVLGDGENAVALGERECSIQRRHQKLVEEAPSVALDDKTRAELMKVAKQATQALKYKTVGTLEFLLDEKGRFYFMEMNTRIQVEHTVTEEVFGVDLVRTQIELAAGQPLRLKDDLRPKGHSIELRINAEDPNTFAPSPGLITGLRMPGGLGVRIDTHIYQGYRVPPFYDSLLAKLIVRADTRPLAIDRLRRCLDEFEVEGCKTNVDFYKRLLAHPEFRAGRIDTHFLERM, encoded by the coding sequence GTGTTCAAGAAGGTTCTGATCGCGAACCGAGGGGAAATTGCCCTTCGAGTCATTCGTGCATGCAAAGAAATGGGTATTCGCACCGTGGCGGTTCACTCCACGGCGGATGCCGATGCGTTGCACGTGCGGCGCGCTGACGAAAAGGTGTGTATCGGGCCTCCTCCCGCCCGGCAAAGTTACAACTCGATTCCGGCGCTCATCAGCGCTGCCGAGGTGACCCACGCCGATGCGATTCACCCGGGCTACGGGTTCATGTCGGAGAACGCCGAGTTTGCCGAGGTCGTACAGAAATGCGGCCTCGCGTGGATCGGGCCGCAGCCTTCGGTCATCCGCATGATGGGCGACAAGGTCCAAGCCCGGAACACCATGACGGCAGCAGGTGTTCCCGTGCTTCCAGGAACCGGCGTGGTGCAATCCGACGACGAAGCCGAAGACGCCGTGGACCGGATCGGTCTCCCGGTGATCATCAAGGCCGTCGGCGGCGGCGGTGGGCGGGGGATGAAGATCGTGAACGACCGCAAGCAGCTGCCGTCGCAGCTCGCCGCGGCTCGTTCGGAAGCCCAAGCGGGGTTCTCCAACCCGGCGGTGTACATCGAGCGTTACGTGGGGCGGCCGCGGCACATCGAGGTCCAAGTGCTCGGCGACGGCGAGAACGCCGTGGCGCTAGGAGAGCGCGAGTGTTCGATTCAGCGCCGGCACCAGAAGCTGGTGGAAGAGGCTCCCTCGGTGGCGCTCGACGACAAAACGCGCGCCGAGCTCATGAAGGTGGCCAAGCAGGCCACGCAGGCCCTGAAGTACAAGACTGTCGGTACCCTCGAGTTCCTCCTCGATGAGAAGGGCCGCTTCTACTTCATGGAAATGAACACCCGCATCCAGGTTGAACACACGGTGACCGAAGAGGTCTTCGGCGTTGATCTGGTGCGCACCCAGATCGAACTGGCAGCGGGGCAACCGCTGCGCCTCAAGGACGATCTTCGCCCGAAGGGCCACTCGATCGAGCTGCGGATCAACGCCGAGGATCCGAACACCTTTGCGCCCTCGCCAGGCCTCATCACGGGGCTCCGCATGCCGGGTGGCTTGGGCGTGCGGATCGACACGCACATCTATCAAGGCTATCGCGTGCCTCCGTTCTACGACTCGCTTTTGGCGAAGCTGATCGTGCGCGCCGATACACGGCCCTTGGCGATCGATCGCCTGCGCCGCTGCCTCGACGAGTTCGAGGTGGAGGGCTGCAAGACGAACGTGGACTTCTACAAGCGCTTGCTGGCACACCCCGAGTTTCGCGCGGGTCGCATCGACACACACTTCCTCGAACGCATGTAG